The Variovorax paradoxus DNA window CAGCCACGGCTGTGCGGCCATGACGGAAACGCCCCGACCAGAACGAGGATCAGGATGATCAAAAGAATGGTGCCAATGCTCATGATTCACTCCTAGGTGCTTGCTTGATATCAAGATACCGAAGCAGCGCACTCCAGTCTGTTCGCTATCGAACAAACCGGAATGCGCTTGCCTGACGCCAGCAGATGGTTCTTCCTTGCCTCCGGGGCAGCAACGGCCATCACGGCGTCGGGAGCGCTGCTTTCTT harbors:
- a CDS encoding DUF3309 family protein; its protein translation is MSIGTILLIILILVLVGAFPSWPHSRGWGYGPSGILGIVVLVLIVLLLTGRI